One Desulfobulbus propionicus DSM 2032 DNA segment encodes these proteins:
- the proC gene encoding pyrroline-5-carboxylate reductase, giving the protein MRSSIDTLGFVGGGQMAEAMIRGIVASGLTTAEKIMVAEPSVFRRDALLNQYGVVCTSEAEMLCHSCKVLVLAIKPQLAATVLAEYRPFLTSEHLVISIMAGVTLHTLAGWLGDTIRLIRVMPNTPALVLAGATAFSPNHHVTDQDRKTASALFSAVGSCVEVPESQLDAVTGLSGSGPGYVFTFIEAMIDGGVLAGLPRPVAEQLVLQTVYGSAKLALETGDHPAVLKGKVTSPGGTTIAGIQVLEDGALRGVVMGAIEAATERSRELGA; this is encoded by the coding sequence ATGCGTTCATCGATAGACACCCTTGGTTTTGTCGGCGGCGGTCAGATGGCCGAGGCCATGATCCGCGGCATTGTGGCCAGTGGCCTAACCACCGCGGAGAAGATAATGGTCGCGGAACCGTCGGTGTTCCGCCGAGATGCCCTGCTCAATCAATACGGGGTGGTCTGTACCAGCGAGGCGGAAATGCTCTGCCACTCCTGCAAGGTCCTGGTGCTGGCAATCAAGCCCCAGCTCGCGGCCACGGTGCTGGCCGAGTACCGCCCCTTCCTCACCTCCGAACACCTGGTGATCTCGATCATGGCCGGCGTGACCCTGCACACCCTGGCAGGATGGCTTGGTGACACAATTCGTCTGATCCGGGTGATGCCCAACACGCCGGCCCTGGTGCTGGCGGGCGCCACCGCCTTCAGTCCCAACCATCATGTCACTGATCAGGATCGGAAAACCGCGTCAGCGCTCTTTTCCGCCGTGGGCTCCTGCGTCGAGGTGCCGGAGAGCCAGCTGGACGCGGTCACCGGCCTGAGCGGCAGCGGTCCGGGCTACGTGTTCACCTTTATCGAGGCCATGATCGATGGCGGCGTGCTCGCCGGCCTGCCCCGGCCGGTGGCCGAGCAGCTGGTCTTGCAGACTGTCTACGGTTCGGCCAAGCTGGCCCTGGAGACCGGCGACCATCCGGCGGTGTTGAAAGGCAAGGTGACCTCGCCTGGCGGCACCACCATCGCCGGGATTCAGGTGTTGGAGGATGGCGCCCTGCGGGGCGTGGTCATGGGGGCGATCGAGGCGGCCACCGAACGTTCGCGGGAGTTGGGCGCATGA
- the lpxC gene encoding UDP-3-O-acyl-N-acetylglucosamine deacetylase, protein MASHIEPHQYTVKRTVSCCGVGLHTGRTVNLTISPAPANSGIQFVRSDLAGRPTIPARVERVVDTTLATTIGDGRNKISTTEHLMAALRGCGIDNAVIDLDSHEVPIMDGSAGPFTRLLKTAGLHRQQALRKMLRITRPLSYVDGNKSIRIEPYDGFKVSGRIQFDDALISEQRYSVEVNPERFTKEIASARTFGFVEQVEQLWQNGLALGGTLDNVIAIHWNRRSILNEDGLRFDDEFIRHKVLDVIGDIALLGSPVLGHVIADRSGHSLHLGLMRTIIDNPHSWEYVTFQKRGESLLRQVVQSTQNSGHRFAPFFAPVNESLPQQACAM, encoded by the coding sequence ATGGCATCTCACATAGAGCCGCATCAATATACAGTAAAACGAACCGTCAGTTGCTGCGGTGTTGGACTGCACACCGGACGCACCGTCAACCTGACCATCAGTCCCGCGCCGGCGAACAGCGGCATCCAGTTCGTCCGTTCCGATCTGGCCGGCCGACCCACCATTCCAGCCCGGGTTGAACGGGTGGTGGATACCACCTTGGCCACCACCATCGGCGACGGACGCAATAAGATTTCCACCACCGAGCACCTGATGGCCGCCCTGCGCGGCTGCGGCATCGACAATGCGGTGATCGACCTCGATTCCCACGAGGTGCCGATCATGGATGGCAGCGCCGGACCCTTTACCCGCTTGCTCAAGACCGCCGGTTTGCATCGCCAGCAGGCCCTGCGCAAAATGCTACGCATCACCCGGCCGCTCAGCTATGTCGACGGCAACAAATCGATCCGTATCGAACCCTATGACGGGTTCAAGGTATCGGGACGCATTCAGTTCGACGACGCCCTGATCAGCGAGCAGCGCTACTCGGTGGAGGTCAACCCCGAGCGGTTCACCAAGGAGATCGCCTCGGCCCGCACCTTTGGCTTTGTCGAGCAGGTGGAACAATTGTGGCAAAATGGACTCGCCCTTGGCGGCACCCTGGACAACGTCATCGCCATTCACTGGAACCGGCGTTCGATTCTGAACGAAGATGGTCTGCGGTTCGACGACGAATTCATCCGCCACAAGGTGTTGGACGTGATCGGCGACATCGCCCTGCTCGGTTCGCCGGTGCTTGGCCATGTGATTGCTGATCGGTCCGGACACAGTCTGCATTTGGGACTGATGCGCACCATCATCGACAACCCCCACAGTTGGGAGTATGTCACCTTCCAGAAACGAGGCGAGTCCCTGTTGCGCCAGGTAGTGCAGTCCACCCAGAATTCTGGGCACCGGTTCGCCCCTTTCTTTGCCCCGGTCAACGAGTCGTTGCCTCAGCAGGCCTGCGCGATGTAA
- a CDS encoding NAD(+)/NADH kinase, whose protein sequence is MKIGHAGIVTRPDSPEVEQIGREVIAWFAERGIKAELNRIDAAMDVLIVLGGDGTLLHVAGEASRHQLPVLGVNLGNLGFLTEVAADEMYEALETLLFEDEVRMERRIMLTAAFINGATGQKSPSVHALNEVVIVKKSTEAMIRLRCWADREYVTTYRADGLIMATPTGSTAYNLSAGGPVVHAELDAIVVTPICPFMLESRPVLLGSQHKVTTQLLAPAGQVKVIVDGELQWTITENDYLLVQKASKPLLIISSPWKSYFNILRSKLNWGGASVDLPLPEKVCKHC, encoded by the coding sequence ATGAAGATCGGCCATGCGGGAATCGTCACCCGTCCAGACAGTCCGGAGGTGGAGCAGATCGGCCGCGAGGTGATCGCTTGGTTTGCCGAGCGGGGAATCAAGGCGGAACTGAACCGGATCGACGCGGCCATGGACGTGCTGATCGTGCTCGGAGGCGACGGCACCCTGCTCCATGTGGCCGGCGAGGCCAGCCGCCATCAGCTGCCGGTGCTCGGGGTCAATCTCGGCAACCTCGGTTTCCTCACCGAGGTGGCGGCCGACGAGATGTATGAGGCCCTGGAAACCTTGCTGTTCGAGGATGAGGTGCGGATGGAGCGGCGGATCATGCTCACCGCCGCCTTCATCAACGGCGCCACCGGCCAGAAAAGCCCATCGGTCCACGCCCTCAACGAGGTGGTGATCGTCAAGAAGAGCACCGAGGCCATGATCCGCCTGCGCTGCTGGGCCGATCGGGAATATGTCACCACCTACCGCGCCGACGGTCTGATCATGGCCACGCCCACCGGTTCGACCGCCTACAACCTCTCGGCCGGCGGGCCGGTGGTCCACGCCGAGCTCGACGCCATCGTTGTCACCCCCATCTGTCCCTTCATGCTCGAATCACGGCCGGTGCTACTGGGCTCGCAGCACAAGGTCACCACCCAGCTGCTGGCTCCTGCCGGTCAGGTCAAGGTGATCGTCGACGGCGAGCTGCAGTGGACCATCACCGAAAACGACTATCTGCTGGTGCAGAAGGCCTCCAAGCCGCTGCTGATCATCAGCTCGCCGTGGAAGAGCTATTTCAATATCCTCCGCAGCAAGCTCAACTGGGGCGGCGCCAGCGTCGACCTGCCGCTGCCGGAAAAGGTCTGCAAACACTGCTGA
- the lpxK gene encoding tetraacyldisaccharide 4'-kinase, translating to MKQSTAFYFALGRPLSPIYSLAMRLRETLYRRGVLRSYRLAAPVVSVGNLTLGGSGKTPMVQYLARLLQDNGFHPAIISRGYGGRAKGAINVVSDDKSLLLDAEQAGDEPRFLAETLPGVPVLTGIVRRLPAQRAVEMGADVLLLDDGFQHLQIKRDVNLVLFNTDRLAGNSRVFPGGDLREPVAALKRATGFVMTGVHAGNRERADRFADLLRHRFPGIPVVQAGYGVEGPVRLAASGILEPAAADILVQHPLFAFCGIAHPESFRQTLIAQGAVLAGFHPLDDHQRYSSAVIERLANRARQSGAQNLITTEKDLVKLAPHVEALSLPVFGLRMRVEAEEPLARNILSAVRSWSGHD from the coding sequence ATGAAGCAATCAACCGCGTTTTATTTTGCCTTGGGCCGGCCATTGAGCCCGATCTACAGCCTGGCCATGCGCCTGCGCGAGACCCTCTACCGTCGGGGCGTGCTCCGCTCTTACCGGCTGGCCGCACCGGTGGTCAGCGTCGGTAACCTGACCTTGGGCGGCAGCGGCAAGACGCCGATGGTTCAGTACCTGGCCCGGCTGCTGCAAGACAACGGCTTCCACCCGGCGATCATCAGCCGCGGCTACGGCGGACGGGCGAAAGGCGCCATCAACGTGGTGTCCGACGACAAGAGTCTGCTGCTCGATGCCGAGCAGGCCGGCGACGAACCGCGTTTTTTGGCCGAAACCCTGCCGGGCGTACCGGTGCTGACCGGTATTGTCCGCCGGCTGCCGGCCCAGCGTGCCGTGGAGATGGGAGCCGATGTCCTGTTGCTGGACGACGGTTTTCAGCATCTGCAAATCAAGCGCGATGTCAACCTGGTGCTGTTCAACACCGACCGGCTGGCCGGCAACTCGCGGGTCTTCCCCGGCGGCGACCTGCGTGAACCAGTGGCCGCGCTCAAACGGGCCACCGGTTTTGTCATGACCGGCGTCCATGCCGGTAACCGGGAACGGGCCGACCGGTTCGCCGACCTGCTGCGCCATCGCTTTCCCGGTATTCCGGTCGTCCAAGCCGGGTATGGGGTGGAAGGGCCGGTGCGGCTCGCCGCCTCGGGCATTCTTGAACCGGCAGCCGCCGACATTCTGGTCCAGCACCCTTTATTTGCCTTTTGTGGCATCGCCCACCCCGAATCCTTCCGCCAGACGCTCATCGCACAGGGGGCGGTGCTGGCCGGTTTTCATCCCCTGGACGACCACCAGCGCTATTCGTCGGCCGTGATCGAGCGGCTGGCCAATCGCGCCCGTCAATCCGGCGCCCAGAACCTGATCACCACCGAAAAGGATCTGGTCAAGCTGGCTCCCCATGTCGAGGCCCTGTCCCTGCCTGTGTTCGGGTTGCGGATGCGGGTGGAGGCAGAGGAGCCGTTAGCGCGGAACATCCTTTCGGCGGTCCGTTCCTGGAGCGGCCACGATTGA
- a CDS encoding branched-chain amino acid ABC transporter substrate-binding protein has protein sequence MRCVPPFTLFAASILAIGLSVNALAAEAVKIGVAGAHSGDLASYGLPTLKAAQLVVKEINAKGGINGAPVELLIEDDMCKPEIATNTATKLISNGAKAVIGHICSGPTKAALPIYRAAKVPVISPSATTPGLTQSGEYPNFYRTIASDDAQARSQVDFALGTLKVKKIAVIHDKGDYGKGLAEYAKTFIEQSGGKGEVVLFEGVTPGAVDYSAVVQKIKRSGAEAVIFGGYHPEASKVVGQMRQKRMTIPFVSDDGVKDDTFIKVAGKDAEGVYATGPADVSQNPITKEYRAKFKQAEGTDPGAFFDNAIAATLALTHALAKAGSTDPEAVAQALRSEEVATPFGHIKFDAKGEPIGIGFSIYQVKDGQYVQVQ, from the coding sequence ATGCGTTGTGTCCCACCCTTCACCCTGTTTGCTGCTAGTATCCTGGCCATTGGCCTGAGCGTCAATGCCCTGGCCGCCGAAGCGGTCAAGATCGGCGTGGCCGGCGCCCACAGCGGCGACCTGGCCTCCTACGGCCTGCCGACTTTAAAGGCTGCCCAACTTGTTGTCAAAGAGATTAACGCCAAAGGCGGCATCAACGGCGCGCCGGTGGAATTGCTGATCGAGGATGACATGTGCAAGCCGGAAATCGCCACCAACACCGCCACGAAACTGATCTCCAACGGCGCCAAGGCGGTGATCGGCCATATCTGCTCCGGTCCGACCAAAGCCGCCCTGCCCATCTACCGCGCCGCCAAGGTGCCGGTCATCTCTCCCTCGGCCACCACCCCCGGACTCACCCAGAGCGGCGAGTACCCCAACTTCTACCGCACCATCGCCAGTGACGACGCCCAGGCCCGTTCCCAGGTGGATTTCGCCCTAGGCACCCTCAAAGTGAAGAAAATTGCCGTGATCCACGATAAAGGTGACTACGGCAAGGGGCTGGCCGAGTACGCCAAAACCTTCATCGAGCAGAGCGGCGGCAAGGGCGAGGTGGTGCTCTTTGAAGGGGTCACGCCCGGCGCGGTCGACTATTCGGCGGTGGTGCAGAAGATCAAGCGCTCCGGTGCGGAGGCGGTCATCTTCGGCGGCTACCATCCGGAGGCCTCCAAGGTCGTCGGTCAGATGCGGCAGAAGCGGATGACCATCCCCTTTGTCTCCGACGACGGCGTCAAGGACGACACCTTCATCAAGGTCGCGGGCAAGGATGCCGAGGGCGTCTACGCCACCGGACCGGCCGACGTCTCCCAGAATCCGATCACCAAGGAGTATCGCGCCAAATTCAAACAGGCCGAGGGTACCGATCCCGGCGCCTTTTTCGACAACGCCATCGCCGCCACCCTGGCCCTGACCCATGCCCTGGCCAAGGCCGGCTCCACCGATCCCGAGGCCGTGGCCCAGGCGCTGCGCAGCGAGGAGGTGGCCACCCCGTTTGGCCATATCAAGTTCGACGCCAAGGGCGAACCGATCGGCATCGGCTTTTCCATCTATCAAGTCAAGGACGGCCAATACGTGCAAGTCCAGTAA
- a CDS encoding branched-chain amino acid ABC transporter permease produces the protein MDYFIELLFSGLTRGSIYALIALGYTMVYGIIGLINFAHGEIYMIGAFTALIASTVFSILGLPLPAILVLTALAAVVWAGAYGYTVERLAYRPLRNAPRLSPLISAIGMSIFLQNYVLLAQTSDFLPFPALIPDFALLEPYAAIIGSTDLAILVVSAVVMLFLTVLIKCTRTGKAMRATAQDRTMALLVGINVDRIISITFVLGSALAAIGGLLIASHIGQINFSIGFLAGIKAFTAAVLGGIGSIPGAVLGSFVLGLTEAFATGYVSSDYEDVFAFSLLVLILIFRPAGLLGKAAVEKV, from the coding sequence ATGGACTACTTCATCGAACTGCTGTTCAGTGGTCTGACCCGGGGTTCCATCTACGCCCTGATCGCCCTGGGGTACACCATGGTCTACGGCATCATCGGCCTGATCAACTTCGCCCATGGCGAGATCTACATGATCGGCGCCTTCACCGCCCTGATCGCCTCGACCGTCTTCTCGATCCTCGGCCTGCCGCTGCCGGCCATCCTTGTTCTGACCGCGCTGGCGGCCGTGGTCTGGGCCGGGGCCTACGGCTACACCGTGGAGCGGCTGGCCTACCGGCCCTTGCGCAACGCCCCCCGTTTGTCGCCCTTGATCTCGGCCATCGGCATGTCGATTTTCCTGCAGAATTATGTCCTCCTGGCCCAGACCTCGGACTTCCTGCCCTTTCCGGCCCTGATTCCGGATTTTGCCTTGCTCGAGCCCTATGCCGCCATCATCGGCTCCACCGACCTGGCCATCCTGGTGGTCTCGGCCGTGGTCATGCTGTTCCTGACCGTGCTGATCAAGTGCACCCGCACCGGCAAGGCCATGCGCGCCACGGCCCAAGACCGCACCATGGCGCTGCTGGTCGGGATCAATGTCGACCGGATCATCTCGATCACCTTTGTCCTCGGTTCGGCCCTGGCCGCCATCGGTGGTCTGCTCATTGCCTCGCACATCGGCCAGATCAACTTCTCTATCGGCTTCCTCGCCGGCATCAAGGCCTTTACCGCCGCAGTGCTCGGTGGCATCGGCTCCATTCCCGGTGCCGTGCTGGGCAGTTTTGTCCTCGGCCTGACCGAGGCCTTTGCCACCGGTTATGTGAGCAGCGACTATGAGGACGTATTCGCCTTCTCCCTGCTGGTGCTGATCCTGATCTTCCGTCCTGCCGGACTGCTCGGCAAGGCGGCAGTGGAAAAAGTCTAA
- the hrpB gene encoding ATP-dependent helicase HrpB, with the protein MPSSPFASLPIDSALPRIKHALAAGSAVLAAPPGSGKTTIVPLALLDEPWLANRKIILLEPRRLAARAAASRMAALLGERLGQRVGYQIRFDRCISPQTRIEVVTEGILTRRLQHDAALADVGLVIFDEFHERSLHADLALALCLDLCQLRDDLRLLVMSATLETEAIARLLGEAPVVVAEGAEHQVGIDYLQRPPRGRIGAITAQGILQALPRQQGDMLAFLPGAGEIRDALHLLAGDPSCRDLLILPLFGDLPQKEQDRALLADPQGRRRIILATSIAETSLTIEGVGCVVDSGWSRRPTFDPGSGLSRLTTVRVSRASARQRAGRAGRLGPGHCLRLWTREEHHSLPAFHPPEIVHADLAPLALELALWGVFDAGELRWLDQPRSGALQQARLLLRALEAIDESGRVTSLGRQMAGLPLHPRLGRMLLIARENGQGALACDLAALLSERDLLPRDHPQASADLGVRLTLLAQWRDKGERAAREGGIDPQRCRRIDQAAGQWRQLLGCPPTGHDPLAVAALLVHAYPECIARRRPGQRGRYQLANGRGVLLDPADPLATNEYLVVPHVDAGSREGKIFLAEGVEIADIREQHRQLLTTEQRVCWDTASARVMAVRQVRVGAIIVEESPLADIDPEAGRAALMEGIARMGSGCLPWDRESRQLQARIHSVRAWQPQAGWPEVSDEALFRDLGWLEPYLNGITRADQLTRINLKGILASMLGWEGQQRLARLAPETFTAPSGSRIRIDYRLDGPPILAVRIQEMFGQSKTPTVCDGQLALVLHLLSPARRPIQVTTDLAGFWRRGYTEVKKELKGRYPKHFWPDDPLVAEATRGGKRRNQPG; encoded by the coding sequence ATGCCTTCCTCCCCTTTCGCGTCCCTGCCGATTGATTCGGCCCTGCCCCGGATCAAACATGCCTTGGCAGCCGGTTCGGCGGTCCTGGCCGCGCCGCCGGGCTCGGGCAAAACCACCATTGTGCCCCTTGCCCTGCTCGACGAGCCTTGGCTGGCCAACAGGAAGATCATCCTCCTCGAACCCCGCCGGTTGGCGGCCAGGGCAGCGGCTTCCCGGATGGCCGCCCTGCTCGGCGAGCGACTCGGCCAGCGCGTGGGGTACCAGATCCGTTTTGACCGTTGCATCTCGCCGCAGACCCGCATCGAGGTGGTCACCGAAGGCATCCTTACCCGGCGACTCCAGCACGACGCCGCCCTTGCCGACGTGGGGCTAGTCATCTTCGACGAGTTCCACGAGCGCTCCCTCCACGCCGACCTGGCCCTGGCCCTGTGCCTTGATCTCTGCCAACTCAGGGACGACCTGCGCCTGCTGGTGATGTCCGCCACCCTGGAGACCGAAGCGATCGCCCGGTTGTTGGGCGAGGCACCCGTCGTTGTCGCCGAGGGGGCCGAGCACCAGGTGGGCATCGATTATCTGCAGCGGCCACCCCGAGGACGGATCGGCGCAATCACCGCCCAAGGCATCCTCCAGGCACTGCCGCGACAGCAGGGCGATATGCTGGCCTTTCTCCCCGGCGCAGGCGAAATCAGGGACGCTCTTCACCTGCTCGCCGGAGATCCGTCCTGCCGCGACCTGCTGATCCTGCCGCTGTTCGGTGACCTGCCCCAAAAGGAACAAGACCGCGCCTTGCTCGCCGATCCGCAAGGCAGGAGGCGGATCATTCTCGCCACCTCGATCGCCGAAACCAGCCTGACCATCGAGGGCGTGGGGTGCGTGGTTGACAGCGGCTGGTCACGGCGGCCCACCTTTGATCCAGGTAGCGGGTTGAGCAGGCTGACCACGGTCCGGGTTTCCCGAGCCTCGGCGCGCCAGCGGGCTGGGCGGGCGGGACGTCTCGGCCCAGGCCACTGTCTGCGTCTGTGGACCAGGGAGGAGCACCACAGCCTACCAGCCTTTCATCCTCCGGAAATAGTGCATGCCGACCTCGCCCCGCTGGCCCTGGAACTGGCCCTGTGGGGTGTTTTTGACGCCGGCGAACTGCGCTGGCTCGATCAGCCCCGCAGCGGCGCCCTGCAGCAGGCCCGACTATTGCTTCGGGCCTTGGAGGCGATCGATGAGTCTGGCCGCGTCACTTCCCTGGGGCGGCAGATGGCCGGCCTGCCCCTGCATCCGCGTTTGGGGCGCATGCTGCTCATCGCGAGGGAGAATGGCCAGGGTGCCCTGGCCTGCGACCTGGCGGCCCTGCTCTCGGAACGAGACCTGCTGCCACGGGATCATCCCCAGGCCTCGGCCGATCTTGGCGTACGGCTCACTCTTTTAGCCCAGTGGCGCGACAAAGGCGAGCGGGCGGCGCGTGAGGGGGGCATCGATCCCCAGCGTTGCCGCCGGATTGATCAAGCGGCCGGCCAATGGCGGCAACTGCTTGGCTGCCCACCGACCGGCCATGACCCGTTAGCCGTTGCCGCCCTGCTTGTGCATGCCTATCCCGAATGCATCGCCCGTAGGCGGCCGGGGCAACGAGGCCGCTACCAACTGGCCAACGGCCGCGGAGTCCTCCTGGATCCGGCCGATCCGCTGGCCACCAACGAGTACCTGGTGGTGCCGCATGTCGATGCCGGCTCCAGGGAAGGAAAAATTTTTCTCGCCGAAGGAGTGGAGATTGCGGACATCCGCGAGCAGCATCGTCAACTGCTGACCACCGAGCAGCGGGTGTGCTGGGACACGGCCAGCGCCAGGGTGATGGCGGTCCGGCAGGTACGCGTGGGGGCGATTATCGTCGAGGAAAGCCCGCTCGCGGACATCGATCCAGAGGCCGGCCGGGCCGCCCTGATGGAGGGCATCGCTCGGATGGGCAGCGGCTGTCTGCCCTGGGATCGGGAATCGCGGCAGCTGCAGGCGCGGATCCACTCCGTCCGTGCCTGGCAACCGCAGGCAGGTTGGCCGGAGGTGAGCGACGAAGCGCTTTTTCGCGATCTTGGCTGGCTGGAACCGTACCTGAACGGCATCACCCGGGCCGACCAGCTGACCCGGATCAACCTCAAGGGGATCTTGGCCAGTATGCTGGGATGGGAGGGGCAGCAGCGGCTGGCACGGCTGGCGCCGGAGACCTTCACCGCGCCCAGCGGATCAAGGATCCGTATCGACTACCGCCTCGATGGACCGCCGATCTTGGCGGTGCGCATTCAGGAAATGTTCGGCCAGAGCAAGACGCCCACGGTCTGCGACGGCCAGCTGGCACTGGTGCTCCACTTGCTCAGCCCGGCCCGGCGACCCATTCAGGTGACCACCGATTTGGCCGGATTCTGGCGGCGGGGCTACACGGAGGTGAAAAAGGAACTCAAGGGCCGCTACCCCAAGCACTTTTGGCCCGATGACCCCCTGGTCGCCGAAGCCACCAGGGGGGGGAAACGCAGGAACCAGCCCGGATAG
- a CDS encoding tetratricopeptide repeat protein, producing the protein MSTDTPRLPSAETFNRAFALACTAHDAGRLAEAREGYLRLLAAAPRSMLLHYNLGLVQYGLHQFDQALSSFSQAASLGPEDNDVLFNLALCQKETGDLAAAVATYQRILAAAPDHADCLYNLGGCYRTLHDDVQAMACYHRVLAVAPGYHQAANNLAYLYHRAGEIEQAVRYYSQVYESRPDDESVGYMLAALLGVPLDHAPDAYVRGFFDAYAEHFEQSLVEKLGYDNPRCLYECLCACGETRTEYDHGLDLGCGTGLSGLSFKRRVTALDGVDLSPRMLDHAKGKGCYAHLYADSIDHYLHATSETYDLFLATDVFIYVGELLELFTAAQAVARPQALFCFSTEHLEAEGYQLLPTGRFAYSTNYIHAIAAGTGWTVLTRQPTRLRRERDAWINGDLWILRLAPAAV; encoded by the coding sequence ATGTCAACCGACACTCCACGGCTCCCGTCGGCCGAAACGTTCAACCGGGCCTTTGCCCTGGCCTGTACCGCCCATGACGCCGGACGCCTGGCCGAGGCCAGGGAAGGTTATTTGCGGCTGCTGGCTGCTGCGCCTCGTTCGATGCTGCTTCACTACAACCTCGGGTTGGTGCAGTACGGCCTCCACCAGTTCGACCAGGCGTTGAGTTCCTTTTCCCAGGCCGCCAGTCTCGGCCCCGAGGACAACGATGTCCTGTTCAACCTTGCCCTGTGCCAGAAGGAAACCGGTGATCTGGCCGCCGCCGTTGCCACCTATCAGCGGATTTTAGCCGCCGCCCCGGATCATGCCGACTGCCTGTACAACCTCGGCGGCTGTTACCGGACACTCCACGACGATGTCCAGGCCATGGCCTGCTACCATCGGGTGCTGGCGGTGGCGCCCGGCTATCATCAGGCAGCCAACAACCTGGCCTACCTCTACCACCGTGCCGGCGAGATCGAGCAGGCGGTCCGCTACTACAGTCAAGTGTACGAATCCCGGCCCGACGACGAGTCGGTCGGCTACATGCTGGCGGCCCTGCTCGGCGTTCCGCTCGACCACGCGCCCGATGCCTATGTGCGCGGTTTTTTCGATGCCTATGCCGAGCACTTTGAGCAGAGCCTGGTGGAGAAACTGGGCTACGACAATCCGCGCTGCCTCTACGAGTGCCTGTGCGCGTGCGGAGAAACGCGGACCGAATATGACCACGGGCTTGATCTCGGCTGCGGCACCGGCTTGAGCGGTCTGTCGTTCAAGCGCAGGGTAACGGCCCTGGACGGGGTCGACCTGTCACCCCGGATGCTGGACCACGCCAAAGGTAAGGGATGCTATGCCCATCTGTACGCGGACAGCATCGACCACTACCTGCATGCCACCAGCGAGACCTACGATCTGTTTCTGGCCACCGATGTTTTTATCTATGTCGGCGAACTGCTTGAGCTCTTCACCGCAGCCCAGGCCGTTGCCCGGCCCCAAGCCCTTTTCTGTTTTTCCACCGAGCACCTGGAAGCGGAGGGGTATCAACTGCTGCCCACCGGTCGCTTCGCCTATTCGACCAACTATATCCATGCGATTGCGGCCGGCACCGGCTGGACCGTGCTTACTCGGCAGCCGACCCGTCTGCGCCGGGAGCGCGATGCCTGGATCAATGGCGATTTGTGGATTCTTCGTCTCGCTCCAGCTGCCGTTTGA
- a CDS encoding ABC transporter permease subunit: MLTVKDFRQALLTALWFMFLTFPLLVIKVNPVEKSILWRWSNLAWVGGVSFGLFVASRLLLAFRAARRERIRLGLAQETPPLLPRLLAQRAVTLPLLGIGALFFLAFPTLFSTYQVNIMSTALMYVVLGLGLNIVVGVAGLLDLGYVAFYAVGAYSYALLHLHFGLGFWTVLPIGGLLGALFGILLGFPVLRLRGDYLAIVTLGFGEIIRLVLENWTEFSQGPSGIANIPRPGLFGIELSLEASIIYLYYLMILMVLFTIFMINRLQNSRIGRAWYALREDDIACQAMGIDKTRTKLTAFALGATWAGMAGVFFAAKTTFVNPASFTFLESAIILCIVVLGGMGSIVGVIVGALVLILLPEYLRAVADYRMLAFGAVLVVMMVFRPQGIVATVRRSYTVNR, from the coding sequence ATGCTGACTGTCAAGGATTTCCGCCAGGCCCTGCTCACAGCCCTGTGGTTCATGTTTCTCACCTTTCCCCTGCTGGTGATCAAGGTCAATCCGGTGGAAAAGAGCATCCTCTGGCGCTGGTCCAATCTGGCCTGGGTCGGCGGGGTGAGCTTTGGCCTCTTCGTGGCTTCCCGCCTGCTTCTCGCCTTTCGCGCCGCCCGTCGGGAACGCATCCGCCTGGGCCTGGCGCAGGAGACCCCTCCCCTGCTGCCGCGTCTGCTGGCGCAACGCGCCGTCACCCTTCCGCTGCTCGGTATCGGCGCCCTCTTTTTCCTCGCCTTCCCCACCCTCTTCTCCACCTATCAGGTCAACATCATGAGCACGGCCCTGATGTACGTGGTGCTGGGGCTGGGTTTGAACATCGTGGTCGGCGTGGCCGGACTGCTCGACCTCGGCTACGTGGCCTTCTATGCGGTCGGCGCCTACAGCTACGCCTTGCTCCACCTCCATTTCGGCCTCGGCTTCTGGACCGTGCTGCCCATCGGCGGCCTGCTGGGCGCACTGTTCGGCATCCTGCTCGGCTTTCCGGTGCTGCGGTTGCGCGGCGACTATCTGGCCATCGTCACCCTCGGTTTCGGCGAGATCATCCGCCTGGTGCTGGAGAACTGGACCGAATTCTCCCAAGGCCCAAGCGGCATCGCCAACATCCCCCGCCCTGGCCTGTTCGGCATTGAGCTGTCGCTGGAGGCCTCGATCATCTATTTGTATTATCTAATGATCCTCATGGTGCTGTTCACCATCTTCATGATCAATCGGCTGCAAAACTCGCGCATCGGCCGGGCCTGGTACGCCCTGCGCGAGGATGACATCGCCTGCCAGGCCATGGGCATCGACAAGACCCGGACCAAGTTGACCGCCTTTGCCCTCGGGGCCACCTGGGCGGGCATGGCCGGGGTCTTTTTCGCTGCCAAGACCACCTTTGTCAACCCGGCCAGCTTCACCTTTCTCGAGTCGGCGATCATCCTCTGCATCGTGGTCTTGGGCGGCATGGGTTCGATCGTCGGGGTGATTGTCGGCGCCCTGGTGCTGATCCTCCTGCCCGAATACCTGCGTGCCGTGGCCGAC